A DNA window from Halorubrum sp. DM2 contains the following coding sequences:
- the ileS gene encoding isoleucine--tRNA ligase encodes MEQIDDQYAPADVETAVDEYWDDHDAYEAAKEAHADDPPFFFVDGPPYTSGQMHLGTAWNKTLKDAVIRYKRMTGHRVTDRPGYDMHGLPIEVKVEEELGFENKRDIEEYGMEAFIEKCKQFAVENRAAMDEDFKSIGAWMDWEDPYETIDPEYMEAAWWAFSEVADNGLVEQGKRSISQCPRCETGLANNEVEYEDVEDPSIYVKFPLADREGSLVIWTTTPWTIPANTFVAVDEELTYNAVRAERDGEEELLYVAAECVEDVLQAGRYESYEVEAELTGDDLVGWAYDHPLADRVAEYPDFDGAGRVYAADYVEADRTGLVHSAPGHGEEDFHRGTELGLDVHCPVGPNGEFTEAAGEYAGQFVRDANDDIIDDLVADGHMLAHGTVEHSYGHCWRCDTGIIQLVTDQWFISITDVKDDLLENMEESEWHPQWARDNRFRDFIEDAPDWNVSRQRYWGIPIPIWVPEDAESGQLDEDMIVIGTREELADRVEEDVDPESIDLHRPSVDDLTVVEDGTTYRRIDDVFDVWIDSSVASWATLGYPSDEAAHEELWPADLIIEAHDQTRGWFWSQLGMGTAAVDQIPYEEVLMHGFANDEDGRKMSKSVGNIVTPEEAIDRAGRDPLRTYLLSHDQQGVDLAFEWDGLGEIQGKLNILWNVFRFPLEYMDLDGYDPAEADLADGDLELVDEWVLSRLQSVEAEVADAWDDYQVSDAVNAVIEFVTQDVSRFYVKAVRDRMWEEADSASKRGAYATLATVLDEVTRLLAPIAPYMTERMYQTLDGEATTVHALSYPEPDADLRDPDLERDVAVFRDVEEAAANARQQAGRKLRWPVPRVVVETDDETVAAAVDRLSELIADRVNAREVVVTDAFDELVETAEPQMAAIGPAFGGDAQKVMEAVQGATRAAVEGGEVAVDGESIDLDDEMVEYVAEPPENVSGAEFEGGTVYVDTSLTPEIESEGYARDVIRRIQEMRKELDLDVEARIRVGVAVDDDRVAAFVDDHADLIAGEVRADAWLDDPSDAAAAEGGLVEEWEVEGITVTIGVEPVA; translated from the coding sequence ATGGAGCAGATCGACGACCAGTACGCGCCCGCGGACGTCGAGACCGCGGTCGACGAGTACTGGGACGACCACGACGCCTACGAGGCGGCGAAAGAGGCGCACGCCGACGACCCGCCGTTCTTTTTCGTGGACGGCCCGCCGTACACCTCCGGGCAGATGCACCTCGGAACCGCTTGGAACAAGACGCTGAAAGACGCCGTCATCCGGTACAAGCGGATGACCGGCCACCGCGTCACCGACCGCCCCGGCTACGACATGCACGGGCTCCCGATCGAGGTGAAAGTCGAGGAGGAGCTCGGCTTCGAGAACAAGCGGGACATCGAGGAGTACGGGATGGAGGCGTTCATCGAGAAGTGCAAGCAGTTCGCCGTCGAGAACCGGGCGGCGATGGACGAGGACTTCAAGTCCATCGGCGCGTGGATGGACTGGGAGGACCCCTACGAGACGATTGACCCCGAGTACATGGAGGCCGCCTGGTGGGCGTTCTCCGAGGTCGCCGACAACGGCCTCGTCGAGCAGGGGAAACGCTCGATCTCGCAGTGCCCGCGCTGCGAGACCGGCCTCGCCAACAACGAGGTCGAGTACGAGGACGTCGAGGACCCCTCGATCTACGTGAAGTTCCCGCTCGCCGACCGCGAGGGGAGCCTCGTCATCTGGACGACGACGCCGTGGACGATCCCCGCGAACACCTTCGTCGCCGTCGACGAGGAGCTGACCTACAACGCGGTCCGCGCCGAGCGGGACGGCGAGGAGGAACTGCTCTACGTCGCCGCCGAGTGCGTCGAAGACGTGCTACAGGCGGGCCGCTACGAGAGCTACGAAGTCGAGGCCGAGCTGACCGGCGACGACCTCGTTGGCTGGGCGTACGACCACCCGCTCGCCGACCGCGTCGCCGAGTACCCGGACTTCGACGGTGCCGGGCGGGTGTACGCCGCCGACTACGTGGAGGCCGACCGCACCGGACTCGTCCACTCCGCGCCCGGCCACGGGGAGGAGGACTTCCACCGCGGCACCGAACTCGGCCTCGACGTCCACTGTCCCGTCGGGCCGAACGGCGAGTTCACCGAGGCCGCCGGGGAGTACGCCGGCCAGTTCGTCCGCGACGCCAACGACGACATCATCGACGACCTCGTCGCCGACGGCCACATGCTCGCGCACGGGACCGTCGAGCACAGCTACGGCCACTGCTGGCGGTGTGACACCGGGATCATCCAGCTGGTCACCGACCAGTGGTTCATCTCGATCACGGACGTGAAAGACGACCTCCTTGAGAACATGGAGGAGTCGGAGTGGCACCCGCAGTGGGCGCGGGACAACCGGTTCCGCGACTTCATCGAGGACGCCCCCGACTGGAACGTCTCCCGCCAGCGCTACTGGGGGATCCCGATCCCGATCTGGGTGCCCGAAGACGCCGAGTCCGGACAGCTCGACGAGGACATGATCGTGATCGGCACCCGGGAGGAGCTCGCCGACCGCGTCGAGGAGGACGTCGACCCCGAGTCGATCGACCTCCACCGCCCCTCGGTGGACGACCTCACCGTCGTCGAGGACGGGACGACCTACCGGCGGATCGACGACGTGTTCGACGTGTGGATCGACTCCTCGGTGGCGTCGTGGGCGACGCTCGGCTATCCGAGCGACGAGGCGGCCCACGAGGAGCTGTGGCCCGCGGACCTGATCATCGAGGCGCACGACCAGACCCGCGGCTGGTTCTGGTCGCAGCTCGGGATGGGGACCGCCGCGGTCGACCAGATCCCCTACGAGGAGGTGCTGATGCACGGGTTCGCCAACGACGAGGACGGCCGCAAGATGTCGAAGTCGGTCGGGAACATCGTCACGCCCGAGGAGGCGATCGACCGCGCCGGACGCGACCCGCTGCGAACCTACCTCCTCAGCCACGACCAGCAGGGCGTCGACCTCGCGTTCGAGTGGGACGGGCTCGGCGAGATACAGGGCAAGCTCAACATCCTCTGGAACGTGTTCCGGTTCCCCTTAGAGTACATGGACCTCGACGGCTACGACCCGGCCGAGGCCGATCTGGCGGACGGCGACCTCGAACTCGTCGACGAGTGGGTGCTCTCGCGGCTCCAGTCCGTGGAAGCCGAGGTCGCGGACGCCTGGGACGACTATCAGGTCAGCGACGCCGTCAACGCCGTGATCGAGTTCGTCACGCAGGACGTCTCCCGGTTCTACGTGAAGGCGGTCCGCGACCGCATGTGGGAGGAGGCCGACTCCGCCTCGAAGCGCGGCGCGTACGCCACGCTCGCGACCGTCCTCGACGAGGTGACGCGTCTGCTCGCGCCGATCGCGCCGTACATGACCGAGCGCATGTACCAGACCCTCGACGGCGAGGCGACGACGGTCCACGCGCTGTCGTACCCCGAGCCGGACGCCGACCTGCGCGACCCCGACCTCGAACGCGACGTGGCGGTCTTCCGCGACGTGGAGGAGGCCGCCGCGAACGCGCGCCAGCAGGCCGGGCGCAAGCTCCGGTGGCCCGTGCCGCGCGTCGTCGTCGAGACCGACGACGAGACGGTCGCGGCCGCGGTCGACAGGCTCTCCGAGCTGATCGCCGACCGCGTCAACGCGCGCGAGGTGGTCGTCACCGACGCGTTCGACGAACTGGTCGAGACCGCCGAGCCGCAGATGGCCGCCATCGGGCCTGCGTTCGGCGGCGACGCACAGAAGGTGATGGAGGCCGTTCAGGGCGCGACCCGCGCGGCCGTCGAGGGCGGCGAGGTCGCGGTCGACGGCGAGTCGATCGACCTCGACGACGAGATGGTCGAGTACGTCGCGGAGCCGCCGGAGAACGTCTCTGGTGCGGAGTTCGAGGGCGGCACCGTCTACGTCGACACCTCCCTGACCCCCGAGATCGAGTCCGAGGGCTACGCCCGCGACGTGATTCGCCGGATCCAGGAGATGCGCAAAGAGCTCGACTTGGACGTGGAGGCGCGGATCCGCGTCGGCGTCGCGGTCGACGACGACCGCGTCGCCGCGTTTGTCGACGACCACGCCGACCTGATCGCCGGGGAGGTACGCGCCGACGCGTGGCTCGATGACCCGAGCGACGCCGCGGCCGCCGAGGGCGGCCTCGTCGAGGAGTGGGAGGTCGAGGGTATCACGGTCACGATCGGCGTCGAACCGGTCGCGTAA
- a CDS encoding PHP-associated domain-containing protein — MRDGDDRPTVTRSQTRVDAHVKVLDDEVVARAKARGIDALVYAPHFTRLPTVRERAARYSDDELTVVPAREVFTGDWGNRRHLLVVGLSDPVPDYITFEGAMAEFVRQDAAVLVPHPGFATISLTQPEVDAHADRIDAIETYNTKLLPHQNARARRTAEATDCAGFGSSYAHLSGTVGEAWTAFEGDLDDAEAVADAFRERRPRKVIHRGGAGHRLRGLVEFAHLGYENTWVKLDRMFLSGNEPTLPSNVAYEGRFDDVSVYE, encoded by the coding sequence TTGCGCGACGGCGACGACCGTCCGACCGTGACCCGATCGCAAACGCGCGTCGACGCCCACGTCAAGGTGCTCGACGACGAGGTCGTCGCCCGCGCGAAGGCCCGCGGGATCGACGCGCTCGTGTACGCGCCGCACTTCACGCGGCTCCCCACGGTCCGGGAGCGCGCGGCACGGTACTCCGACGACGAGCTGACCGTCGTCCCCGCCCGCGAGGTGTTCACCGGCGACTGGGGGAACCGCCGGCACCTCCTCGTCGTCGGCCTCTCCGACCCGGTCCCCGACTACATCACCTTCGAGGGCGCGATGGCGGAGTTCGTGCGGCAGGACGCCGCCGTCCTCGTCCCGCATCCCGGCTTTGCTACCATCTCGCTCACGCAGCCCGAGGTCGACGCTCACGCCGACCGGATCGACGCGATAGAGACGTACAACACGAAGCTGCTGCCCCACCAGAACGCCCGAGCGCGCCGGACCGCCGAGGCGACCGACTGCGCCGGGTTCGGCTCGTCGTACGCGCACCTCTCCGGCACGGTCGGCGAGGCGTGGACCGCCTTCGAGGGCGACCTCGACGACGCCGAGGCGGTCGCCGACGCGTTCCGCGAGCGCCGTCCCCGAAAGGTTATCCACCGCGGCGGGGCCGGCCACCGGCTCCGCGGGCTCGTCGAGTTCGCGCACCTCGGCTATGAGAACACTTGGGTGAAACTCGACCGCATGTTCCTCTCCGGCAACGAGCCGACGCTCCCGTCGAACGTCGCCTACGAGGGCCGGTTCGACGACGTGAGCGTCTACGAGTAG
- a CDS encoding GNAT family N-acetyltransferase, producing the protein MYVRAARPDDAEALRTVVSRAREETVFDDIGAPLLDVSAAGVREAAAEAEWSFLMETDEEGPVGLAIAHPDPDGAEAELLALWVHPNRAGEGVAEELLARVGDALAGRGVDTLRATVPSDRPSAEEFFSAHGFTRRGTCRSPAGDESVVIADPRALG; encoded by the coding sequence ATGTATGTCCGGGCGGCCCGGCCCGACGACGCGGAGGCGCTGCGGACCGTGGTCTCGCGAGCGCGCGAGGAGACGGTGTTCGACGACATCGGCGCGCCCTTACTCGACGTGTCCGCCGCCGGCGTCCGCGAGGCCGCCGCCGAGGCCGAGTGGTCGTTCCTGATGGAAACCGACGAGGAGGGCCCGGTCGGACTGGCGATCGCCCACCCGGACCCCGACGGTGCGGAGGCGGAGCTGCTGGCGCTGTGGGTCCATCCGAACCGCGCCGGCGAGGGCGTCGCCGAGGAACTGCTCGCCCGCGTCGGCGACGCCCTCGCCGGTCGCGGGGTCGACACGCTCCGCGCGACGGTTCCCTCAGACCGTCCCAGCGCCGAGGAGTTCTTCAGCGCCCACGGGTTCACGCGCCGCGGAACGTGCCGGAGCCCGGCGGGTGACGAATCGGTCGTCATCGCCGACCCACGGGCGCTCGGCTGA
- a CDS encoding carboxypeptidase-like regulatory domain-containing protein — protein sequence MNASRVVVVAAAVLVVAVVATGGAVGQEQVTLTVSVTDQNGDTVGGVTVEATWETESGETETATGTTASNGNVLLDVPEGASVELDVDDDAYVRNRPLRVANASETAVALGVSRSGTATVTVVDDRDRPQANATVRIREDGRTVDRGETDADGIYETARVERGTYEVVVVKPGYFEAQREVTVARNAEATVALERGTVTLDVRALDDHFDPPASIETGAVRVSSPAYDAEVSVTEGTASLNVPVNDVYTVEVVKDGYDASNERIRVRESSASVNATAQLTPALSVTPANERVLVSETTRVTVRNAYDERVPGATVEVDGDAVGETNDRGEVDVEISSTGNRTIVARDGSVASDPVTVEGVDTATDGNGSDGSGDGDDSGATDDGSPGFGVVAAVLALLAVGTASRLRGR from the coding sequence ATGAACGCCTCACGTGTGGTCGTCGTCGCGGCGGCGGTGCTGGTCGTCGCCGTCGTCGCGACCGGCGGCGCGGTCGGTCAGGAGCAGGTGACGCTCACCGTCTCGGTGACGGACCAGAACGGCGACACGGTCGGCGGCGTGACCGTCGAGGCGACGTGGGAGACCGAGTCCGGCGAGACGGAGACCGCGACGGGGACGACGGCGAGCAACGGGAACGTACTGCTCGACGTCCCCGAGGGGGCGAGCGTCGAACTGGACGTCGACGACGACGCGTACGTCCGGAACCGCCCCCTCCGCGTCGCTAACGCGAGCGAGACGGCGGTCGCGCTCGGCGTCAGTCGGAGCGGGACGGCGACGGTGACCGTGGTCGACGACCGGGACCGGCCGCAGGCCAATGCGACGGTGCGGATCCGCGAGGACGGGCGGACGGTCGACCGGGGCGAGACCGACGCGGACGGGATCTACGAGACGGCGCGCGTCGAGCGCGGCACGTACGAGGTCGTCGTCGTGAAGCCGGGCTACTTCGAGGCGCAGCGGGAGGTGACGGTGGCGCGGAACGCGGAGGCGACGGTCGCGCTCGAACGGGGGACCGTGACGCTCGACGTGCGCGCCCTCGACGACCACTTCGACCCGCCCGCCTCCATCGAGACCGGAGCGGTCCGCGTGTCCTCGCCGGCCTACGACGCCGAGGTGAGCGTGACAGAGGGGACGGCCTCGCTCAACGTCCCCGTGAACGACGTGTACACGGTCGAGGTCGTCAAGGACGGGTACGACGCCTCGAACGAACGGATCAGGGTGCGGGAGTCCTCGGCGAGCGTGAACGCCACGGCACAGCTGACCCCCGCACTGTCGGTTACGCCGGCGAACGAACGCGTCTTGGTCAGCGAGACGACCCGCGTGACGGTTCGGAACGCCTACGACGAGCGGGTCCCCGGCGCGACCGTCGAGGTCGATGGCGACGCGGTCGGCGAGACGAACGACCGCGGAGAGGTCGACGTGGAAATATCGTCGACCGGGAACCGGACGATCGTCGCCCGGGACGGGTCCGTCGCGTCCGATCCGGTGACGGTCGAGGGGGTCGACACCGCGACGGACGGGAACGGTTCCGACGGCTCGGGCGACGGTGACGACTCCGGAGCCACCGACGACGGCAGTCCCGGCTTCGGCGTCGTCGCCGCAGTTCTCGCCCTCCTCGCTGTCGGCACCGCGAGTCGGCTTCGGGGTCGCTGA
- the lrpA1 gene encoding HTH-type transcriptional regulator LrpA1 gives MSTVSTEERILSVLEEDAQASCGEIAERADVSKPTVRKYIDRLEDRGVIVGYSAEVDPKKLSSQSIAMVGMDVDSGQYVGATRELKSLDEVQALYTSSGDHMLMAEVRAGDGDELGDVISEKLLGVEGVTAAHPSFLQERLK, from the coding sequence ATGAGTACGGTATCGACGGAGGAACGGATCCTCTCTGTGTTAGAAGAGGACGCACAGGCGTCCTGCGGAGAGATCGCCGAGCGAGCCGACGTCTCGAAGCCGACGGTGCGGAAGTACATCGACCGCCTCGAAGACCGGGGTGTGATCGTCGGCTACTCGGCGGAGGTCGACCCGAAGAAGCTCTCCTCGCAGTCGATCGCCATGGTGGGGATGGACGTGGACTCGGGTCAGTACGTCGGGGCCACCCGGGAACTGAAGTCGCTCGACGAGGTCCAGGCGCTGTACACCTCCTCCGGCGACCACATGCTGATGGCCGAGGTGCGCGCCGGCGACGGCGACGAGCTCGGCGACGTCATCTCCGAGAAGCTGCTCGGGGTGGAGGGCGTGACCGCGGCACACCCGTCGTTCCTCCAAGAGCGGCTGAAGTGA
- the rocF gene encoding arginase — translation MTTVRIIGAPTDYGANRRGVDMGPSAIRYGGLADQLAGAGVETTDGGDLLVPRAEERDPDADAPSEGKAKFLRETADVCRRLGDEVAATLADGEIPLALGGDHSIAIGSLVGSARDADIGAVWFDAHADLNTPATTPSGNVHGMPLAAALGIGEFADTEWANATGLSPENVALVGLRSVDEAEAELIRERGFAAYTMSDIDERGITDVTEEALSVAAAGVDGIHVSLDLDWLDPNAAPGVGTPVRGGVTYREAHSAMEIVDETDALRSMELVEVNPTLDQHNETAELATELAASALGKRVL, via the coding sequence ATGACCACGGTCAGGATCATCGGCGCGCCGACCGACTACGGGGCGAACCGACGCGGGGTCGACATGGGACCGTCGGCGATCCGGTACGGCGGGCTCGCCGACCAGCTCGCCGGAGCGGGCGTCGAGACGACCGACGGGGGCGACCTCCTCGTCCCGCGCGCCGAGGAGCGCGATCCGGACGCGGACGCGCCGAGCGAGGGGAAGGCGAAGTTCCTCCGCGAGACGGCCGACGTCTGCCGGCGGCTCGGCGACGAGGTCGCGGCGACGCTCGCCGACGGGGAGATCCCGCTCGCGCTCGGCGGCGACCACTCCATCGCCATCGGGAGTCTCGTCGGGTCCGCGCGCGACGCGGACATCGGTGCCGTGTGGTTCGACGCGCACGCCGACCTCAACACGCCCGCGACGACGCCCTCGGGCAACGTCCACGGGATGCCGCTGGCGGCCGCGCTCGGGATCGGCGAGTTCGCGGACACCGAGTGGGCGAACGCGACGGGGCTCTCCCCGGAGAACGTCGCCTTGGTCGGTCTCCGCTCGGTCGACGAGGCGGAGGCCGAGCTGATCCGCGAGCGCGGCTTCGCGGCGTACACGATGTCCGACATCGACGAGCGGGGGATCACGGACGTCACGGAGGAGGCGCTGTCGGTCGCCGCGGCCGGCGTCGACGGGATCCACGTCAGCCTCGATCTGGACTGGCTCGACCCGAACGCGGCACCCGGCGTCGGGACGCCCGTCCGCGGCGGGGTCACCTACCGAGAGGCGCACAGCGCGATGGAGATCGTCGACGAGACGGACGCGCTCCGGTCGATGGAACTCGTCGAGGTGAATCCGACGCTCGACCAGCACAACGAGACGGCCGAACTGGCGACGGAGCTGGCGGCGAGCGCGCTCGGGAAGCGCGTGCTGTAG
- a CDS encoding thiamine pyrophosphate-dependent enzyme has protein sequence MSTFSAIGEEREIDRDEYTPGVEPQPTWCPGCGDFSVLKALKQALPEVGRTPEETLLCTGIGCSGKLNSYLDTYGFHTIHGRSLPVARAAKLANPDLEVIAAGGDGDGYGIGGNHFLHTARENHDMTYIVFNNEIFGLTKGQTSPTSPKGHKSKTQPSGSAKEPLKPLSLSLNAGASYVARTAAVNPNQAKEIIVEAIEHDGFAHVDFLTQCPTWNKDARQYVPYIDVNDSDDYEFDKTDRVEAAEMMRETEESLHEGEVLTGRFYVDEDRPSYGEEKQAIGEMPEEPLAERYWDDDYEWERSHDMFLDKHA, from the coding sequence ATGAGCACGTTTTCAGCGATCGGAGAGGAGCGAGAGATCGACCGCGACGAGTACACTCCCGGCGTGGAGCCGCAGCCGACCTGGTGTCCGGGCTGCGGTGACTTCAGCGTCCTGAAGGCGCTGAAGCAGGCGCTCCCGGAGGTCGGGCGCACGCCCGAGGAGACCCTGCTGTGTACCGGGATCGGCTGTTCGGGTAAGCTGAACAGCTACCTCGACACGTACGGGTTCCACACGATCCACGGGCGCTCGCTGCCCGTGGCCCGCGCCGCGAAGCTCGCGAACCCCGATCTCGAAGTGATCGCCGCCGGCGGCGACGGTGACGGCTACGGGATCGGCGGGAACCACTTCCTCCACACGGCCCGGGAGAACCACGACATGACGTACATCGTCTTCAACAACGAGATCTTCGGGCTCACGAAGGGACAGACCTCCCCGACGAGCCCCAAGGGTCACAAGTCGAAGACGCAGCCGTCCGGCAGCGCCAAGGAGCCGCTCAAGCCGCTCTCGCTGTCGCTGAACGCCGGCGCGTCCTACGTCGCCCGCACGGCCGCGGTCAATCCGAACCAGGCCAAAGAGATCATCGTCGAGGCGATCGAACACGACGGGTTCGCGCACGTCGACTTCCTCACCCAGTGTCCGACCTGGAACAAGGACGCGCGCCAGTACGTCCCGTACATCGACGTCAACGACTCCGACGACTACGAGTTCGACAAGACGGACCGCGTCGAGGCCGCCGAGATGATGCGAGAGACCGAGGAGTCGCTCCACGAGGGCGAGGTCCTCACCGGTCGCTTCTACGTCGACGAGGATCGTCCCTCCTACGGCGAGGAGAAGCAGGCGATCGGCGAGATGCCTGAGGAGCCGCTCGCCGAGCGCTACTGGGACGACGACTACGAGTGGGAGCGGTCCCACGACATGTTCCTCGACAAACACGCCTGA
- a CDS encoding pyridoxal phosphate-dependent aminotransferase, whose amino-acid sequence MEYEEPKFFHVMQYAAAADGDVIDMVSGNPDWEPPAALREALREYADLPPADFQYPPSDGLRELREAIAARNGVDVDRVVVTNGTGEANYLAMARALDRDAGDEALLTDPVYPYYPGKTHLLGGEPTLVPTARDGSLDVDAFRAAASEDTALIVLNTPNNPTGAVYDLDTIREVVGIAEAVDALVVVDEVYDRFDLAGSFESALAIDSDRVIVTSGFSKSMAITGFRVGYGVFPEAHVDDARTRHMLVNVAGARPSQYAAYHALAETPPSYYAEARDLLADRVDAFTSALDAAGAEYSRPEGAFYVLARFEGFPGTMANVKRLVDEAGVAGMPGEAFGTARDEWIRFALVTPRATEAAERLADYFADGAPGPR is encoded by the coding sequence ATGGAGTACGAGGAGCCGAAGTTCTTCCACGTGATGCAGTACGCCGCGGCCGCCGACGGCGACGTCATCGACATGGTGAGCGGCAACCCGGACTGGGAGCCGCCCGCCGCGCTCCGCGAGGCGCTCCGCGAGTACGCCGACCTCCCGCCCGCCGACTTCCAGTACCCGCCGAGCGACGGGCTCCGCGAGCTGCGGGAGGCGATCGCGGCGCGCAACGGGGTCGACGTCGACCGCGTGGTCGTCACCAACGGCACCGGCGAGGCGAACTACCTCGCGATGGCGCGCGCGCTCGACCGCGACGCCGGCGACGAGGCGCTGCTCACCGACCCTGTCTATCCCTACTACCCGGGGAAGACGCACCTGCTCGGCGGCGAGCCGACGCTGGTGCCGACCGCTCGCGACGGAAGCCTCGACGTGGACGCGTTCCGCGCGGCCGCGAGCGAGGACACCGCGCTGATCGTCTTGAACACCCCGAACAACCCGACCGGCGCGGTGTACGACCTCGATACGATTCGCGAGGTCGTCGGTATCGCCGAGGCGGTCGACGCCCTCGTCGTCGTCGACGAGGTGTACGACCGGTTCGATCTGGCCGGCTCGTTCGAGTCGGCGCTGGCCATCGACTCCGACCGGGTGATCGTCACGAGCGGCTTCTCGAAGTCGATGGCGATCACCGGATTTCGGGTCGGGTACGGCGTCTTCCCCGAGGCGCACGTCGACGACGCGCGGACCCGGCACATGCTCGTGAACGTCGCCGGGGCGCGCCCCTCGCAGTACGCGGCCTACCACGCGCTCGCCGAGACCCCGCCGAGCTACTACGCCGAGGCCCGCGACCTGCTCGCGGACCGCGTCGACGCGTTTACGAGCGCCCTTGACGCGGCGGGCGCGGAGTACAGCCGCCCGGAGGGGGCCTTCTACGTGCTCGCGCGCTTCGAGGGGTTCCCGGGGACGATGGCGAACGTCAAGCGGCTCGTCGACGAGGCGGGCGTCGCCGGAATGCCGGGCGAGGCGTTCGGAACCGCCCGCGACGAGTGGATCCGGTTCGCCCTGGTGACGCCGCGCGCGACCGAGGCCGCCGAACGGCTCGCGGACTACTTCGCCGACGGCGCGCCGGGTCCGCGATAA
- a CDS encoding metal-dependent hydrolase, with the protein MNKRGHVLNGLLLALGLGFVLEPGLDAATAKMVAQVTVPVVLGALFPDVDTAFGRHRKTLHSLPVLAVFLAYPVVFGNLQYVWIGVLTHYVLDVVGSRRGIALFHPLSDKEYSLPTGVTTSSKYADLVTVIITAVEIAALWAINEFVINLELDLSAVTQTISEAAAGFGI; encoded by the coding sequence ATGAACAAACGCGGCCACGTTCTCAACGGGCTCCTGCTCGCGCTGGGACTCGGATTCGTCCTCGAACCCGGTCTCGACGCGGCGACGGCGAAGATGGTCGCACAGGTCACCGTTCCCGTCGTGTTGGGCGCGCTGTTCCCCGACGTCGACACCGCCTTCGGACGCCACCGGAAGACGCTCCACAGCCTCCCGGTGTTGGCGGTCTTCCTCGCGTACCCGGTAGTCTTCGGCAACCTCCAGTACGTGTGGATCGGCGTGTTGACGCACTACGTCCTCGACGTGGTCGGGAGCCGACGGGGGATCGCGCTGTTCCACCCGCTCTCCGACAAGGAGTACTCGCTGCCGACGGGCGTGACGACGAGCAGCAAGTACGCGGACCTCGTCACCGTGATCATCACGGCCGTCGAGATCGCCGCGCTCTGGGCGATCAACGAGTTCGTCATCAATCTCGAACTCGATCTCTCGGCGGTCACGCAGACGATTTCGGAGGCCGCGGCCGGGTTCGGTATATAA